The DNA sequence TTCTTTTTACCGGTCTTCGGATTTTTACCAGTCATTCGTTTCGCCTTTTCTAGTACTTCTTCCGGAGTCGGATGATCGGACAAATATTCGACTCCCCAATCGTCAAAAATCTTTTTATCGTACACGATCGCACGTTTTCCGAGGACAGTCGGGAGACCAAACTGTTTCGTCCCATCAAGTGACCGCGTGCTGTAAGAATTCTCCCACAGTCCTTTTAAATAAATATCCGGATTAAAATCTTTATCTTGCTCGATTAAATCGTCAATATCTCGCAAAAGCCCCTGTTGATAAAACTGTGAAGCAAAAGCACCACCTGTATACAGCACGTCGACATCTTTGGACAACAATAGTGCCTTCTGTTTAGCCTGTGCATTCTCCCACGGAATTTGTGTGACCTCGAGTTTTATGTTCGGGTACATTTGATTAAACGTTTCTTTGACAAATGTATTAAATCCGATTGATTTTGCCCCTGTCAACGCGTCAATTCCGTCATCCAATTGCCAACCGGCCAAGGCTACTCTAACTGTGCCAGAGATATCAGACACTTTGTCAACTTTCTTAGAATTACGGTTTCTATCAGCGACCGGATCAGTCGATGAACACGCTATTAACGAAACTAGTAAGACAGCGATGATCCCGACAACAGTGCACTTTTTCATTTCGCTCTCCCCATTTCGAATGATAAATTAATTACAAACATCTCCTTAAACACACGATAAATGCAAATAGACTGTTTCACCTCCTCCATGGCATTAGTACTTAATACCCGTTTGGGCAATGCTCTCGACAATGTAACGTTGCAAAAAGATATAAACAATCATTACCGGAAGCAAGCTTACAGTCGTGGCCGCCATTATGACAGAAGGTAGGTTGTTGAGTCCCTGATTGTAAGTAAACATCGCTAAACCTAATTGAATCGTATATTTGCTCGGGTCGTTTAATACGAGTAGTGGCCAGAGCAAATCGTTCCATACCGCTAAAAACTGTAAAATAATCATCGTGGCAACAATCGGTTGACACAACGGAAAATAAATGCGCCAAAAAACTGTACGTTCTCGTGCCCCGTCAATAATTGCCGCTTCGCGTAAACTCGAAGGCAGTTGGTCAATAAACTGCTTGGTAAGAAAAGTCCCGAACGCATAGTTTAAAGCGGGCAAATAAAACGCCCAGTACGTATCGAGTAATTTAAGTTTGGCAAACAGTAAATACTGCGGGATCATCGTCATTTCAAACGGGATCATCATCGTACTTAACGCCAAAATGAGTACGAACGTCGCGCCTTTAAAATGTAGTTTCGATAGGGCGTAACCGGAGAGCAACGCCGACACAATACTTACGACAATGACACCGAAAGCAATGACCGTAGAGTTTATCATGTAACGAAGCATGTCGATGTTCATAAACGCCATTTCATATGTTCGCAACGAAAATTCCTGCGGCCAAAAACGAATCGGGTACGGTATGTTCAACCGAGCGTCCCAGTCGAAACTCGTCGTGACCATCCAAATAAACGGAATAACAATAATGAGTGAACCTAGCGATAACACAGTTAACAACAATTTATTTGTGAATGATCTGGTTTTTCTTATCGAGGGCGTTCTTACATAACACTTCACATTTTCCATAGCGGTGCCTCCTCGCTCAATCCATCTGGCGCCTTTTATTGATGATTAACATCGCGACTGTTAGAATTAAAATAATGAAGAACAGTAAATACGAAGCTGCCGTTGCAATCCCCATTTCCGAAGATAAAAATGCGTTTCGATAAATATACAGAACCGCAGTCATTAACGTACCGGACGGGTTGCCAGCAGTACCTCCGATGAGCCACACATCGGTAAATCGCTTCATGGCGCCGATGATCCCGATAACGACCATGAATAAAAAAATCGGGCGCAAATACGGAATCGTTATGTACCACCATTTTTTTACCCCGCCTGCACCGTCAACTTCCGCCGCCTCGTACAAATTGCGTGGCACACTTTGCAATGCAGCAAAAAATATAATCGTATTGTATCCGAGTGCTCCCCATAAGCTCATCATGACGATACTGTTTTTTGAAAAACGCGGGTCAATGAACCAACCGATCGGTTCGATACCAATTAAACCGAGCGCATAGTTTAAAAGGCCACCTTCTTCGGGATAAAAAAGAAAAGAAAATAATATGCTCGTCGCAACTGCTGACACGACATTCGGAAGGAAGAAAACGCTTTTAAAAAAGTTTTTGCATCTATTCCATGGCAAACTGTTAATTAAGGTAGCTAAAATAAACGACAAAGCAATCCCTAACGCAACCGAGAAAACGCCCATATACATCGTGTTATACATCGATTTCCAAAAAACTTCGTCAGCCAAAACTAGCTTGTAATTATCTAACCCGACCCACGTACCCGTAACCCCGTTCGTATTTTGAAAACTGAGCAGTAAAGCTGCAACCATAGGGTACAAAGCGAAGACAAACACTCCGATTAAGAGGGGTGTGACAAACAAATAGCCGCTCCAATCATTACGGGAAAAGAATCTTTTTTTTCGCCGTGAAACAGATGAAACTGATTGTTGCAGTTGAGGTTCCATTGACAGAGCCACCTTTCTTTTCTCTCTTTAACATCTCATACCATTGTACCAACGACATAAAATGCGCTTAAGCTAAGACTGAAGCGAGTTGCAACAAGCTAGTACGCCCGATCCCTCCATATGTATGCCCTTTCAAAGGGTGATAAAGTTTGCTATAAATTGAAAGCATGCTGTTGGGTAAAGATTATCACAAACTACTATCCAATGTAAAGGGTTTTTTTTTCGTTGTTTATGGATTAGGTGAAGAGCTCGTTCAAAGTGATGTGAAAAAGGACGATCAGTGACCGTGTTTTACTACTAACCTCAATGGGTTTGATCAATCGGTTCCGGTCTTCTTTTGCGAAATAACAAAAAGGACAGTGCGATGACTGTCCTTTAGTACCATTCGTTTTTTCGCGCGAGGCCCCTCTCCATGTCGCGGGACTACGAGGATACACGTCTCATTTGTGGGGAAATAAGCATGCCTCTACCGTTTGGCTCACCTTGTAAGCACCGATGCTTTTATTTGATGCGACAACTGACTTCGTACCTGACGCTGGATAAAACGACGAATGAAAACTGACCCCCGGGTCATACCCCATCACGTGGTACTTAAAGATGTCATCATCTTTTTTTCTGATCCAAACCCCATACCCGTAATACTCGTTACCTTCCTCGTGAATGTGCGGCGTTAACAGAACATCGGTGAGTTCTTCACTGAGCAACTTACGGTCGACTAGCGCCTCCCATAACTTCACCATCTCCGGAGCCGTGACGAATGCGCCGCCATCTGCCCCGCCTTTGACTGGTATCGCGTAACTATTCGTTCGCCATGTCCCATCTTTTTCATCGATGTAGCCAAGTGCCGTGTTACCCGGCAGCCGATCTAACGAGAAATACCCGGATTGTGCCATTCCGCTCGGTTCAAACACATTTTTATCAATATAATCAGAAAACGATAGACCTGTATGCTCCTCGATAATTAATCCCAAAATGATATATCCCGCATTATTGTAGTGGAACCTTTCCCCCGGTTTAAACATCATCGGTGCGTTGGCAAACAGCGGCAGAAAGTCTTGCAACTTGCGGATCGCGTACATCGGCCGTTCTTTCCATAAGTCTTCATAATCATCCATGACATCTTCGTCAAAATAGTCCGGGATACCCGAGCTATGCGTTAATAAGTGATGAATCGTCACATCACCCGCGAAGGTCGGAAATTCAATATGTAAACAATCGCTTAATTGGCTTTGAAAGGAAATGATCCCTCGCTCAACTAACTGACAGATCCCGATCGCCGTAAATAACTTACAACCGGAAGCGATACCAAATCGAGTCGTTATATTGTTCGAAATACGCTCTGCACGATTCGCATAGCCAAACGTCACTTTCGCGATTGATTCGTTATGATCTTTAACAAGCACTACTCCCGAGAAATTCGTATCTGTAGCAACTTTAGCAACCTCTTCGACAATATTTTGATGCAACATCAATCGCCCCCATCTTATTAGAGTGACATAACACTATGCCCCATCCCCCATTTTTAACACTTGTCACCCTTATATAAAGTTTATAAACGGATTATACCATACCATTTTATTCATTGAGTTGTTTTATTCACAGTATACAATAATCTAAAGGAAGAGAATTTAGCTGGTTATATATCGACCCAGAGCAGACGGAGACGATCTATAATGCACACGAACAACAGATTAAACAAATGGCGCTGACGTTTTAAGTTGCTAAGGCGGAGGAGTTCCAAGCATAAGTAGTGTTACACGACCCTCCGCCTAAACGTCTCGGCTTTCATAATGACCTTGACGATGTAATCATACGTCTTTTCCGGGGAAAATGTTTACTTCGGAAAGCAAGTAACTTTCTACGTACCGGTTCCGGCCATACTACCCTCTT is a window from the Numidum massiliense genome containing:
- a CDS encoding carbohydrate ABC transporter permease, with the protein product MENVKCYVRTPSIRKTRSFTNKLLLTVLSLGSLIIVIPFIWMVTTSFDWDARLNIPYPIRFWPQEFSLRTYEMAFMNIDMLRYMINSTVIAFGVIVVSIVSALLSGYALSKLHFKGATFVLILALSTMMIPFEMTMIPQYLLFAKLKLLDTYWAFYLPALNYAFGTFLTKQFIDQLPSSLREAAIIDGARERTVFWRIYFPLCQPIVATMIILQFLAVWNDLLWPLLVLNDPSKYTIQLGLAMFTYNQGLNNLPSVIMAATTVSLLPVMIVYIFLQRYIVESIAQTGIKY
- a CDS encoding carbohydrate ABC transporter permease is translated as MSMEPQLQQSVSSVSRRKKRFFSRNDWSGYLFVTPLLIGVFVFALYPMVAALLLSFQNTNGVTGTWVGLDNYKLVLADEVFWKSMYNTMYMGVFSVALGIALSFILATLINSLPWNRCKNFFKSVFFLPNVVSAVATSILFSFLFYPEEGGLLNYALGLIGIEPIGWFIDPRFSKNSIVMMSLWGALGYNTIIFFAALQSVPRNLYEAAEVDGAGGVKKWWYITIPYLRPIFLFMVVIGIIGAMKRFTDVWLIGGTAGNPSGTLMTAVLYIYRNAFLSSEMGIATAASYLLFFIILILTVAMLIINKRRQMD
- a CDS encoding serine hydrolase domain-containing protein; its protein translation is MLHQNIVEEVAKVATDTNFSGVVLVKDHNESIAKVTFGYANRAERISNNITTRFGIASGCKLFTAIGICQLVERGIISFQSQLSDCLHIEFPTFAGDVTIHHLLTHSSGIPDYFDEDVMDDYEDLWKERPMYAIRKLQDFLPLFANAPMMFKPGERFHYNNAGYIILGLIIEEHTGLSFSDYIDKNVFEPSGMAQSGYFSLDRLPGNTALGYIDEKDGTWRTNSYAIPVKGGADGGAFVTAPEMVKLWEALVDRKLLSEELTDVLLTPHIHEEGNEYYGYGVWIRKKDDDIFKYHVMGYDPGVSFHSSFYPASGTKSVVASNKSIGAYKVSQTVEACLFPHK